A window from Parambassis ranga chromosome 13, fParRan2.1, whole genome shotgun sequence encodes these proteins:
- the actn4 gene encoding alpha-actinin-4 isoform X1, which yields MVDYHAANNQPSAGGVQTYMEQENDWDRDLLLDPAWEKQQRKTFTAWCNSHLRKAGTQIENIEEDFRDGLKLMLLLEVISGERLPKPERGKMRVHKINNVNKALDFIASKGVKLVSIGAEEIVDGNAKMTLGMIWTIILRFAIQDISVEETSAKEGLLLWCQRKTAPYKNVNVQNFHISWKDGLAFNALIHRHRPDLIDYDSLRKDDPVTNLNNAFEVAEKHLDIPKMLDAEDIVNTARPDEKAIMTYVSSFYHAFSGAQKAETAANRICKVLAVNQENEQMMEDYEKLASDLLEWIRRTIPWLENRTQEKTVNDMQAKQEDFRDYRCVHKPPKVQEKCQLEISFNTLQTKLRLNNRPAFMPSEGRMMSDINGAWHTLEGAEKGYEEWILSEIRRLERLEHLAEKFHQKAAIHESWTDGKEAMLTQKDYETSTLSEVKALLRKHEAFESDLAAHQDRVEQIAAIAQELNELDYYDSASVNARCQKICDQWDVLGALTHSRKDSLERTEKQLETIDELYLEYAKRAAPFNNWMEGAMEDLQDMFIVHNIEEIQGLITAHEQFKSTLAEANKEREAIQAIQTEVQKIAQNNGIKLSSANPYTSITPESIDNKWEKAMAMVPLRDNALQEELNKQNSNDSLRATFASQANTVGAYIQAKMEEIGRISIEMNGTLEDQLTNLKEYQKNIMSYMPEINKLEGYHQHIQEALIFDNQYTPYTMEHLRVGWEQLLTTIARTINEVENQILTRDAKGISQEQLCEYRASFNHFDKDHSGALMAEEFKACLISLGYDVENDKQGDAEFSRIMGIVDPNNSGAVTFQAFIDFMSSETTDTDTADQVIASFKILAADKNYITADELRRELPPDQAEYCIARMAPYAGPDAVPGALDYMSFSTALYGESDL from the exons ACGTTCACGGCCTGGTGTAACTCCCACCTGCGGAAGGCCGGCACACAGATCGAAAACATCGAGGAGGACTTCAGGGATGGACTCAAactcatgctgctgctggaggtcattTCAG GTGAACGGTTACCCAAGCCTGAGCGAGGCAAGATGAGGGTCCATAAGATCAACAATGTGAACAAAGCCCTGGACTTCATCGCCAGCAAGGGAGTCAAACTGGTGTCTATTGGAGCAGAGG AAATTGTGGATGGAAACGCCAAGATGACCTTGGGAATGATCTGGACCATCATCCTCCGCTTCGCCATCCAGGACATCTCTGTCGAAG AGACTTCTGCCAAGGAGGGACTTCTTCTGTGGTGCCAGAGGAAGACCGCTCCCTACAAGAATGTCAACGTGCAGAACTTCCACatcag CTGGAAGGACGGCCTCGCCTTCAACGCTCTgatccacagacacagacccGATCTCATCGACTACGACAGCCTCAGAAAG GACGACCCTGTAACCAACCTGAACAACGCCTTTGAGGTGGCTGAGAAGCACCTGGACATCCCCAAGATGTTGGACGCAGAAG ACATTGTGAACACTGCTCGTCCAGATGAGAAAGCCATTATGACTTATGTGTCCAGTTTCTACCATGCATTCTCTGGAGCGCAGAAG GCTGAGACAGCCGCCAATCGTATCTGCAAAGTTCTGGCCGTCAACCAGGAGAACGAGCAGATGATGGAGGACTACGAGAAGCTGGCCAGTGAC ctgcTGGAGTGGATCCGTCGGACCATCCCCTGGCTGGAGAACCGAACCCAGGAGAAGACGGTGAATGACATGCAGGCCAAACAGGAGGACTTCAGAGACTACCGCTGTGTGCACAAACCACCCAAG GTCCAAGAGAAATGTCAGCTGGAGATCAGCTTCAACACCCTGCAGACTAAACTGAGACTCAACAACAGACCTGCCTTCATGCCATCAGAAGGACGCATGATGTCT GACATCAACGGCGCCTGGCACACTCTGGAAGGGGCAGAAAAAGGCTACGAGGAGTGGATCCTCAGCGAGATCAGACGTCTGGAGAGACTGGAGCATCTCGCCGAGAAGTTCCACCAGAAGGCTGCCATCCATGAATCCTGGACCGACG gtaagGAGGCCATGCTGACCCAGAAAGACTACGAGACCTCCACCCTGTCAGAAGTCAAGGCGTTGCTACGGAAACATGAGGCCTTTGAGAGCGACCTGGCAGCCCATCAGGACCGAGTGGAACAGATCGCCGCCATCGCACAGGAACTCAA tgaactGGACTACTACGACTCCGCCAGCGTCAACGCCCGCTGTCAGAAGATCTGCGATCAGTGGGACGTGCTGGGAGCTCTCACCCACAGCCGCAAAGACTCATTGGAG AGGACGGAGAAGCAGCTGGAGACCATAGATGAGCTTTACCTGGAGTACGCCAAGAGAGCAGCGCCGTTCAACAACTGGATGGAAGGAGCCATGGAGGACCTGCAGGACATGTTCATCGTCCACAACATCGAGGAGATCCAG GGTCTGATCACAGCCCACGAGCAGTTCAAGTCCACCCTGGCAGAGGCCAACAAGGAGCGTGAGGCCATCCAGGCCATCCAGACCGAGGTGCAGAAGATCGCACAGAACAACGGCATCAAGCTGAGCAGCGCGAACCCCTACACCTCCATCACACCCGAGAGCATCGACAACAAATGGGAAAAG gcgaTGGCCATGGTCCCGCTGCGTGACAACGCCCTGCAGGAGGAGCTTAACAAGCAGAACTCCAACGACTCTCTGAGAGCCACCTTCGCCTCTCAGGCCAACACAGTCGGCGCCTACATACAGGCCAAGATGGAG gaaaTCGGCAGGATATCCATTGAAATGAACGGCACTCTGGAGGATCAGCTGACCAACCTGAAGGAGTACCAGAAGAACATCATGTCCTACATGCCTGAAATCAACAAGCTGGAGGGATACCACCAGCACATCCAGGAGGCCCTCATCTTCGACAACCAGTACACTCCCTACACAATGGAG CACCTCCGTGTGGGTTGGGAGCAGCTGCTCACCACCATCGCCAGAACCATCAACGAGGTGGAGAACCAGATCTTGACACGTGACGCCAAGGGCATCAGCCAGGAGCAGCTGTGCGAGTACCGTGCCTCCTTCAACCACTTTGACAAG GACCACAGCGGGGCCCTCATGGCCGAGGAGTTCAAGGCCTGTTTGATCAGTCTGGGCTACGATGTGGAGAACGACAAGCAG GGCGACGCAGAGTTTTCTCGCATTATGGGCATCGTGGACCCCAACAACAGCGGTGCTGTCACCTTCCAAGCCTTCATCGACTTCATGTCCTCGGAAACAACCGACACGGACACCGCGGACCAGGTCATCGCCTCCTTCAAGATCCTGGCCGCTGATaag AACTACATCACGGCCGACGAGCTGAGAAGGGAGCTTCCTCCAGACCAGGCGGAGTACTGCATTGCCCGCATGGCACCCTACGCAGGACCTGACGCTGTGCCCGGAGCCCTTGACTACATGTCCTTCTCTACCGCCCTGTATGGAGAGAGCGACCTGTAG
- the actn4 gene encoding alpha-actinin-4 isoform X2 yields the protein MVDYHAANNQPSAGGVQTYMEQENDWDRDLLLDPAWEKQQRKTFTAWCNSHLRKAGTQIENIEEDFRDGLKLMLLLEVISGERLPKPERGKMRVHKINNVNKALDFIASKGVKLVSIGAEEIVDGNAKMTLGMIWTIILRFAIQDISVEETSAKEGLLLWCQRKTAPYKNVNVQNFHISWKDGLAFNALIHRHRPDLIDYDSLRKDDPVTNLNNAFEVAEKHLDIPKMLDAEDIVGTLRPDEKAIMTYVSCFYHAFSGAQKAETAANRICKVLAVNQENEQMMEDYEKLASDLLEWIRRTIPWLENRTQEKTVNDMQAKQEDFRDYRCVHKPPKVQEKCQLEISFNTLQTKLRLNNRPAFMPSEGRMMSDINGAWHTLEGAEKGYEEWILSEIRRLERLEHLAEKFHQKAAIHESWTDGKEAMLTQKDYETSTLSEVKALLRKHEAFESDLAAHQDRVEQIAAIAQELNELDYYDSASVNARCQKICDQWDVLGALTHSRKDSLERTEKQLETIDELYLEYAKRAAPFNNWMEGAMEDLQDMFIVHNIEEIQGLITAHEQFKSTLAEANKEREAIQAIQTEVQKIAQNNGIKLSSANPYTSITPESIDNKWEKAMAMVPLRDNALQEELNKQNSNDSLRATFASQANTVGAYIQAKMEEIGRISIEMNGTLEDQLTNLKEYQKNIMSYMPEINKLEGYHQHIQEALIFDNQYTPYTMEHLRVGWEQLLTTIARTINEVENQILTRDAKGISQEQLCEYRASFNHFDKDHSGALMAEEFKACLISLGYDVENDKQGDAEFSRIMGIVDPNNSGAVTFQAFIDFMSSETTDTDTADQVIASFKILAADKNYITADELRRELPPDQAEYCIARMAPYAGPDAVPGALDYMSFSTALYGESDL from the exons ACGTTCACGGCCTGGTGTAACTCCCACCTGCGGAAGGCCGGCACACAGATCGAAAACATCGAGGAGGACTTCAGGGATGGACTCAAactcatgctgctgctggaggtcattTCAG GTGAACGGTTACCCAAGCCTGAGCGAGGCAAGATGAGGGTCCATAAGATCAACAATGTGAACAAAGCCCTGGACTTCATCGCCAGCAAGGGAGTCAAACTGGTGTCTATTGGAGCAGAGG AAATTGTGGATGGAAACGCCAAGATGACCTTGGGAATGATCTGGACCATCATCCTCCGCTTCGCCATCCAGGACATCTCTGTCGAAG AGACTTCTGCCAAGGAGGGACTTCTTCTGTGGTGCCAGAGGAAGACCGCTCCCTACAAGAATGTCAACGTGCAGAACTTCCACatcag CTGGAAGGACGGCCTCGCCTTCAACGCTCTgatccacagacacagacccGATCTCATCGACTACGACAGCCTCAGAAAG GACGACCCTGTAACCAACCTGAACAACGCCTTTGAGGTGGCTGAGAAGCACCTGGACATCCCCAAGATGTTGGACGCAGAAG ACATCGTGGGCACACTGAGGCCGGATGAGAAGGCCATAATGACCTATGTGTCCTGCTTCTATCACGCCTTCTCTGGGGCACAGAAG GCTGAGACAGCCGCCAATCGTATCTGCAAAGTTCTGGCCGTCAACCAGGAGAACGAGCAGATGATGGAGGACTACGAGAAGCTGGCCAGTGAC ctgcTGGAGTGGATCCGTCGGACCATCCCCTGGCTGGAGAACCGAACCCAGGAGAAGACGGTGAATGACATGCAGGCCAAACAGGAGGACTTCAGAGACTACCGCTGTGTGCACAAACCACCCAAG GTCCAAGAGAAATGTCAGCTGGAGATCAGCTTCAACACCCTGCAGACTAAACTGAGACTCAACAACAGACCTGCCTTCATGCCATCAGAAGGACGCATGATGTCT GACATCAACGGCGCCTGGCACACTCTGGAAGGGGCAGAAAAAGGCTACGAGGAGTGGATCCTCAGCGAGATCAGACGTCTGGAGAGACTGGAGCATCTCGCCGAGAAGTTCCACCAGAAGGCTGCCATCCATGAATCCTGGACCGACG gtaagGAGGCCATGCTGACCCAGAAAGACTACGAGACCTCCACCCTGTCAGAAGTCAAGGCGTTGCTACGGAAACATGAGGCCTTTGAGAGCGACCTGGCAGCCCATCAGGACCGAGTGGAACAGATCGCCGCCATCGCACAGGAACTCAA tgaactGGACTACTACGACTCCGCCAGCGTCAACGCCCGCTGTCAGAAGATCTGCGATCAGTGGGACGTGCTGGGAGCTCTCACCCACAGCCGCAAAGACTCATTGGAG AGGACGGAGAAGCAGCTGGAGACCATAGATGAGCTTTACCTGGAGTACGCCAAGAGAGCAGCGCCGTTCAACAACTGGATGGAAGGAGCCATGGAGGACCTGCAGGACATGTTCATCGTCCACAACATCGAGGAGATCCAG GGTCTGATCACAGCCCACGAGCAGTTCAAGTCCACCCTGGCAGAGGCCAACAAGGAGCGTGAGGCCATCCAGGCCATCCAGACCGAGGTGCAGAAGATCGCACAGAACAACGGCATCAAGCTGAGCAGCGCGAACCCCTACACCTCCATCACACCCGAGAGCATCGACAACAAATGGGAAAAG gcgaTGGCCATGGTCCCGCTGCGTGACAACGCCCTGCAGGAGGAGCTTAACAAGCAGAACTCCAACGACTCTCTGAGAGCCACCTTCGCCTCTCAGGCCAACACAGTCGGCGCCTACATACAGGCCAAGATGGAG gaaaTCGGCAGGATATCCATTGAAATGAACGGCACTCTGGAGGATCAGCTGACCAACCTGAAGGAGTACCAGAAGAACATCATGTCCTACATGCCTGAAATCAACAAGCTGGAGGGATACCACCAGCACATCCAGGAGGCCCTCATCTTCGACAACCAGTACACTCCCTACACAATGGAG CACCTCCGTGTGGGTTGGGAGCAGCTGCTCACCACCATCGCCAGAACCATCAACGAGGTGGAGAACCAGATCTTGACACGTGACGCCAAGGGCATCAGCCAGGAGCAGCTGTGCGAGTACCGTGCCTCCTTCAACCACTTTGACAAG GACCACAGCGGGGCCCTCATGGCCGAGGAGTTCAAGGCCTGTTTGATCAGTCTGGGCTACGATGTGGAGAACGACAAGCAG GGCGACGCAGAGTTTTCTCGCATTATGGGCATCGTGGACCCCAACAACAGCGGTGCTGTCACCTTCCAAGCCTTCATCGACTTCATGTCCTCGGAAACAACCGACACGGACACCGCGGACCAGGTCATCGCCTCCTTCAAGATCCTGGCCGCTGATaag AACTACATCACGGCCGACGAGCTGAGAAGGGAGCTTCCTCCAGACCAGGCGGAGTACTGCATTGCCCGCATGGCACCCTACGCAGGACCTGACGCTGTGCCCGGAGCCCTTGACTACATGTCCTTCTCTACCGCCCTGTATGGAGAGAGCGACCTGTAG
- the LOC114445171 gene encoding SPARC-related modular calcium-binding protein 1-like, whose translation MLALTFTCRALLVFLLSEPVQTERAALFQPFLIAENMWPRGCVLDCQRGRHRAVCGSNGRLYKSQCAFQRAQCINTQLRVAPRAHCSDLMQTKCQLARAQGLEARARSSHVSPAAAVFVPECSPEGHYLPTQCHNQTGYCWCSTADGIPVSGTTVIRLIPDCTDHIAKLAQNTDTDSDEAGEPGPTADPRKSGGLTAPPFWVTILMNSEPKGNHSVRRPARKNNPQTCEHERAQALLLSRILSPWQEKRFIPECTADSRYSPVQCHTATGYCWCVREDSGRPLPGTSARNRIPDCTGAREAPTDTRPRKPLQGCPGARKKKKLFLKNLVRALQLEAKHAGNLSPHLASTSSASNSSYTNTTSSATPSSSSPLDLDPSAVPEVEETSSSDVALRWHFSQLDMDSSGVLSEREARPLRQFLRRRLKPRRCIKKFAQYCDGDGDRGLTLEELRVCLDL comes from the exons ATGCTCGCGCTCACCTTCACCTGCCGCGCGCTGCTCGTCTTCCTGCTGTCAGAGCCCGTTCAGACCGAGCGAGCGGCG ctTTTCCAG cctTTCCTGATCGCAGAGAACATGTGGCCTCGTGGTTGTGTCCTGGACTGCCAAAGGGGGCGCCACAGAGCAGTGTGCGGCAGCAATGGCAGGTTGTATAAATCGCAGTGTGCCTTTCAGAGGGCTCAGTGCATCAACACGCAGCTCCGCGTCGCTCCACGGGCTCACTGCTCAG ATCTGATGCAGACAAAGTGCCAGCTGGCCCGGGCACAGGGCCTGGAGGCCAGAGCCCGCAGCAGCCATGTCAGCCCCGCAGCCGCTGTCTTTGTGCCAGAGTGCAGTCCTGAAGGTCACTACCTGCCAACGCAGTGCCACAACCAGACAGGATACTGCtggtgctcaacagctgacggCATACCTGTCAGTGGAACCACCGTGATCCGCCTGATCCCCGACTGCACCG atcaCATCGCCAAGCTGGCTCAGAACACTGACACAGATTCAG ATGAGGCAGGGGAGCCTGGACCAACAGCGGACCCCAGAAAATCTGGAG GGCTGACAGCTCCTCCGTTCTGGGTGACCATCCTAATGAACTCAGAGCCCAAAGGAAACCACTCAGTCAGACGACCCGCCCGTAAGA ATAACCCTCAGACGTGTGAGCACGAGCGCGCGCAGGCGTTGCTGCTGTCTCGCATTCTTTCACCTTGGCAGGAAAAACGTTTCATCCCAGAATGCACCGCAGATAGTCGCTACAGCCCCGTGCAGTGTCACACTGCTACAGGTTACTGCTGGTGTGTCAGAGAGGACAGCGGCCGGCCGCTTCCAGGCACATCTGCACG GAATCGCATCCCAGACTGCACTGGGGCAAGGGAAGCACCAACAGACACCAGGCCGAGGAAACCTCTACAAG GGTGTCCCGGAGCTcgtaagaagaagaagctgttcCTAAAAAATCTGGTCAGAGCTCTGCAGCTGGaagcaaagcatgctgggaacCTGAGTCCACACCT GGCCTCAACCTCGTCTGCTTCCAACTCTTCATATACAAACACTACATCCTCTGCtactccttcctcttcttcccctctggaCCTGGATCCATCTGCTGTTCCAGAAGTTGAAGAGACGTCCAGCTCAGACGTGGCACTGCGATGGCACTTCAGTCAGCTGGACATGGACTCAAGCGGGGTGCTCAGTGAGCGCGAGGCTCGGCCACTCCGTCAGTTCCTGCGTCGGAGGCTGAAACCGCGGCGGTGCATCAAGAAGTTTGCTCAGTACTGTGACGGGGATGGGGACCGAGGGCTGACTCTAGAGGAGCTGAGGGTCTGTCTGGACCTCTGA